In Halorussus limi, a genomic segment contains:
- a CDS encoding cobyric acid synthase, with protein sequence MTETILVAGTESHAGKSTVAAGLCRLLARRGVSVSPYKAQNMSNNARAVIGPDGEWGEIGISQYVQAQSAEVPPTTDMNPVLLKPRGDGESQLVIQGEAVEHVPAGSYYDSYWDGARRAAVESYERLAEQHEVIVAEGAGSIAEINLQHRDLANIETARFADAAVLLVVNIERGGAFASLFGTLELMPADVRDRVCGAVVTKFRGDPALLESGIEEIEARTGVPILGVIPHDDPGLPEEDSVSLPSTSNRVVTGDDDGVPAGQSVTVGVPRLPRISNFTDFEPLANEPGVRVAYLPLDSNLGDVDAVVLPGTKNTVDDLLALRGAGFEDQLNDFSGPIVGICGGYQMLGERITNAGVESTSERDVVDGFGLLPVETQFATTKRVEQLTVPIDGAGMLAGADGTASGYEIHMGHSTPTTTVDQPLGSESAATERVLGTYLHGVFENENVRMAFLDTVFEYAGQGDQSERQTARSPHDRAADLLEENMSGHSLPVDL encoded by the coding sequence ATGACCGAGACGATACTGGTCGCCGGAACCGAGAGCCACGCCGGGAAGAGTACCGTCGCGGCGGGACTGTGCCGCCTGCTCGCCCGACGAGGGGTCTCTGTCTCCCCGTACAAGGCCCAGAACATGAGCAATAACGCGCGGGCGGTCATCGGTCCCGACGGCGAGTGGGGCGAAATCGGTATCTCGCAGTACGTGCAGGCCCAGTCCGCCGAGGTGCCGCCGACCACCGACATGAACCCGGTCCTGTTGAAACCCCGTGGTGACGGGGAGAGTCAGCTCGTGATACAAGGGGAGGCCGTCGAACACGTTCCTGCCGGGTCGTACTACGACTCCTACTGGGACGGGGCGCGCCGAGCCGCCGTCGAATCCTACGAACGGTTGGCTGAACAACACGAGGTCATCGTCGCGGAAGGGGCGGGAAGTATCGCCGAGATCAATCTCCAGCACCGTGACCTTGCGAACATCGAAACGGCCAGGTTCGCGGACGCCGCCGTCCTGCTCGTCGTGAACATCGAACGCGGCGGTGCGTTCGCCAGCCTCTTCGGCACTCTCGAACTGATGCCCGCGGATGTCCGGGACCGCGTCTGCGGCGCGGTCGTCACGAAGTTCCGCGGCGACCCGGCACTACTGGAATCCGGCATCGAAGAGATAGAGGCCCGGACGGGGGTCCCGATACTGGGCGTGATCCCACACGACGACCCCGGACTACCGGAGGAGGACAGCGTCTCGCTCCCGTCGACGAGCAACCGGGTCGTCACGGGCGATGACGACGGTGTGCCGGCGGGCCAGTCGGTGACGGTGGGTGTCCCTCGCCTCCCCCGAATCTCGAACTTCACCGACTTCGAACCGTTGGCGAACGAACCCGGCGTCCGTGTCGCCTACCTCCCTCTGGATTCGAACCTCGGTGACGTCGACGCGGTCGTGCTTCCGGGAACGAAGAACACGGTCGATGACCTGCTCGCGCTCCGCGGTGCGGGCTTCGAGGACCAACTGAACGACTTCTCGGGACCGATTGTCGGAATCTGTGGCGGGTATCAGATGCTCGGTGAACGGATTACCAACGCGGGGGTCGAAAGCACGAGCGAGCGCGATGTCGTCGACGGCTTCGGGCTTCTGCCGGTCGAAACGCAGTTTGCAACGACAAAGCGCGTCGAGCAGCTGACGGTGCCAATCGACGGAGCGGGGATGCTCGCCGGCGCAGACGGGACAGCTAGTGGCTACGAAATCCACATGGGTCACTCGACGCCAACAACGACTGTCGACCAGCCGCTCGGGTCCGAAAGTGCCGCGACGGAGCGGGTCCTCGGAACCTATCTTCACGGCGTCTTCGAAAACGAAAACGTCAGGATGGCGTTCCTCGACACTGTCTTCGAATATGCCGGACAAGGCGACCAGAGCGAGAGACAGACGGCACGGTCGCCACATGACCGTGCTGCCGACTTACTCGAGGAGAATAT
- a CDS encoding cob(I)yrinic acid a,c-diamide adenosyltransferase has translation MARDTSANDDQNKLHAQTPGKGTSPAAEPIEPSAPEEFGLVQVWWGDGKGKTTAATGMGFRAAGHGFRVHMLQFMKGGTSSVEDVRGEYNAIERFPGFTYENTGHYGWHGFLDGSDNDEHAAKAKGGLARTEDLVQAASDADLTVPRGPAAPPDEGVHMLILDEVLYAVSRGLITPESVVDLVESKPEDLELVLTGGHERPEYLVGHADLVTNVRKEKHPIDDGQRARKGTEY, from the coding sequence ATGGCACGAGACACTTCAGCTAATGACGACCAGAACAAACTGCACGCACAAACGCCAGGAAAGGGCACCTCACCCGCGGCGGAGCCAATTGAACCGTCGGCGCCGGAGGAGTTCGGCCTCGTGCAAGTCTGGTGGGGCGACGGGAAGGGCAAGACGACCGCCGCGACGGGAATGGGCTTCCGGGCGGCCGGCCACGGCTTCCGCGTCCACATGCTCCAGTTCATGAAGGGCGGGACCTCGAGCGTCGAGGACGTTCGCGGCGAGTACAACGCCATCGAACGCTTCCCTGGTTTCACCTACGAGAACACCGGCCACTACGGCTGGCACGGCTTCCTCGACGGGTCGGACAACGACGAGCACGCCGCGAAGGCGAAGGGCGGACTCGCCCGCACCGAAGATTTGGTTCAAGCGGCGTCAGACGCAGACCTCACCGTCCCCCGTGGGCCTGCAGCCCCGCCCGACGAAGGCGTTCATATGCTGATACTCGACGAGGTCCTCTACGCGGTGAGCCGCGGGCTGATTACCCCGGAATCTGTGGTCGACCTCGTCGAATCGAAGCCCGAGGACCTCGAACTCGTCCTCACTGGCGGGCACGAACGACCCGAATACCTCGTCGGGCATGCCGACCTAGTCACGAACGTCCGGAAAGAGAAACACCCCATCGACGACGGCCAGCGCGCCCGGAAGGGCACCGAGTACTGA
- a CDS encoding cobyrinic acid a,c-diamide synthase: MKGVVVGGTRSGVGKTVATLAVISAVEAAGYSVQPAKAGPDFIDPSHHAVVAGRPSRTLDVWLEGEEGLRRNYYRGDGDVCVVEGVMGLYDGDGSSTAMVAEALDLPVVLVVDASAGMESVAATAVGFRKYAADAGRDIDVAGVIAQRAHGGRHETGIADALPDGLTYFGRIPPSADLEIPDRHLGLHMGEEDPLDRETLDDAADHIDTEQLVAAASEPPRPESSNQRSARNMRVAVPRDDAFRFVYPGVLERLRSRAEVVTFAPADGDDVPDADGVYLPGGYPELHAADLADGPALSSLRRYAVDGVPVLGECGGMMVLSESLTTAEEETYEMAGVLPAEVRMHDRYQALDHVELRAREPTLTAGTDDAVRGHEFHYSSADVDSDARFAFDVERGSGIDGDRDGLTEYRTLGTYAHVHAESGAFDRFVDQL, encoded by the coding sequence ATGAAGGGCGTCGTCGTCGGTGGCACTCGGTCGGGCGTGGGGAAGACGGTCGCCACCCTCGCAGTCATCAGCGCCGTCGAAGCGGCGGGCTACTCGGTCCAGCCAGCGAAGGCCGGCCCGGACTTCATCGACCCGAGTCATCACGCAGTCGTCGCAGGCCGTCCGTCGCGCACCCTCGACGTCTGGCTCGAAGGCGAGGAGGGGCTCCGACGGAACTATTACCGCGGCGACGGCGACGTCTGCGTCGTCGAAGGCGTCATGGGGCTCTACGACGGCGATGGGTCCAGTACGGCGATGGTCGCGGAGGCGCTCGATCTCCCGGTGGTGCTGGTCGTCGACGCAAGTGCCGGGATGGAGAGCGTAGCCGCGACCGCGGTAGGCTTCCGCAAGTACGCCGCCGATGCGGGTCGCGATATCGACGTCGCGGGCGTTATCGCACAACGTGCGCACGGCGGCCGTCACGAAACGGGCATCGCGGACGCCCTCCCCGACGGGTTGACGTACTTCGGCCGGATTCCACCGAGCGCCGACCTCGAAATCCCCGACCGACACCTCGGCCTCCACATGGGCGAGGAGGACCCGCTCGACCGGGAAACGCTCGACGACGCCGCTGACCACATCGACACTGAGCAACTCGTGGCGGCCGCCAGCGAACCTCCCCGCCCGGAGTCGAGTAATCAGCGATCGGCCAGGAACATGCGAGTCGCCGTGCCGCGCGACGACGCGTTCCGATTCGTCTATCCGGGCGTCCTCGAACGACTGCGTTCGCGCGCCGAGGTGGTGACGTTCGCTCCGGCCGATGGCGACGACGTTCCGGACGCCGACGGGGTTTACCTCCCGGGCGGCTATCCGGAGTTGCACGCTGCCGACCTCGCCGACGGACCGGCGCTCTCGTCACTCCGTCGTTATGCCGTCGATGGCGTACCGGTTCTGGGCGAGTGCGGCGGGATGATGGTGCTCAGCGAGTCGCTGACGACGGCCGAGGAGGAGACGTACGAGATGGCGGGCGTCCTCCCCGCCGAGGTCCGGATGCACGACCGCTATCAGGCGCTGGACCACGTAGAACTCCGCGCTCGCGAACCGACGCTGACCGCGGGAACAGACGACGCCGTCCGCGGCCACGAGTTCCACTACTCGAGCGCCGACGTCGACTCCGATGCCCGGTTCGCCTTCGACGTCGAACGGGGGTCGGGCATCGACGGAGACCGCGACGGGCTCACCGAGTACCGGACGCTCGGCACCTACGCACACGTCCACGCCGAGAGCGGCGCATTCGACCGATTCGTCGACCAGCTCTAA
- the cobA gene encoding uroporphyrinogen-III C-methyltransferase, with the protein MCEDTTENALPDSEGSDSTEKLSGPVRAPLLKKKDEKSQRRDGQEDVARNASTDSKTRADSEDQLSSGVTKSDNRNTSVEGVGERGDTGTVYLVGSGPGDPELLTRRAWRLLREADVVLHDSLTGDEIVDDLPESVEVVDVGKRPPQRTTQDEINELMLGKSRKEETVVRLKGGDPNVFGRGGEEAEYLASEDVPFEIIPGVSSVLAAPSVSGIPLTHRDRSSSLTVITGHQTPDKDESAIDWDALADSINAGGTLVILMGVNRLPKNVQALRKHGVPRRTPTAMVQKATWGDEKTVTGTLSDIVEKSQAAEIESPAVTIVGDVVNVRGEVEEWLRG; encoded by the coding sequence ATGTGCGAAGATACAACTGAGAATGCACTCCCCGACTCTGAGGGGTCAGACTCAACCGAGAAGTTGTCTGGACCGGTCCGAGCCCCTCTTTTGAAGAAAAAAGACGAAAAGAGCCAACGAAGGGATGGTCAAGAGGACGTAGCGCGGAACGCATCAACTGATAGCAAGACGCGTGCGGATTCGGAAGACCAACTCTCGTCCGGCGTTACGAAATCTGACAACCGAAATACGTCGGTGGAAGGGGTCGGTGAAAGGGGAGACACGGGCACGGTATACTTAGTCGGATCCGGTCCGGGGGATCCGGAACTACTTACGAGGCGGGCGTGGCGACTTCTCCGAGAGGCGGACGTCGTTCTGCACGACTCGTTGACGGGTGACGAAATCGTCGACGACCTTCCGGAATCGGTCGAGGTCGTCGATGTCGGAAAACGTCCGCCGCAGCGAACGACGCAGGACGAAATTAACGAGTTGATGCTCGGGAAATCCCGGAAGGAAGAAACCGTCGTTCGTCTCAAGGGAGGGGATCCGAACGTCTTCGGTCGGGGAGGAGAAGAGGCAGAGTACTTGGCATCCGAAGATGTTCCCTTCGAAATAATTCCCGGGGTCTCGAGTGTCCTCGCCGCACCGAGCGTGAGCGGGATTCCGCTAACACATAGGGACCGATCTTCCAGCTTGACTGTTATAACAGGACACCAGACGCCGGACAAGGACGAAAGCGCCATCGACTGGGATGCACTTGCTGATTCGATTAACGCAGGCGGGACACTCGTCATCCTCATGGGTGTGAATCGCTTGCCGAAGAACGTTCAGGCACTCCGAAAACACGGAGTACCCCGCCGGACGCCGACCGCGATGGTACAGAAAGCGACGTGGGGTGACGAGAAGACAGTCACGGGAACGTTATCTGACATCGTCGAGAAAAGCCAAGCCGCAGAAATTGAGTCCCCCGCAGTCACGATAGTTGGTGACGTCGTTAACGTGAGAGGCGAAGTGGAAGAGTGGCTACGAGGGTAG
- a CDS encoding CbiX/SirB N-terminal domain-containing protein, whose protein sequence is MTNESILLIGRKDPHAREVYETHANRLRNRAGVDGVRVATYETEPVRELRETFVKIESDRVYAVPLTTAHTFDTTDGVPAALSYVPGEVRYCEPVGRSPAVTDVLAERATEVVPARNDASLVLVSFGSSSKPYQRQTAEYHAARLNDQSDYDEVLTCYLLQNPTVECVRYNTSNSRTVAVPLFLTQSQATEEEIPAKLELDRGGIKYADPLGEHPRVTDAIHAEVEKQRVLATSEDGPASFEAQLAQNCRPVATDGEGVRQ, encoded by the coding sequence ATGACAAACGAATCAATACTACTCATCGGCCGGAAAGACCCGCACGCTCGTGAAGTGTACGAAACACACGCGAATCGGCTCAGGAACAGAGCCGGCGTCGACGGCGTGCGCGTCGCAACGTACGAAACCGAACCGGTTCGCGAACTCCGTGAGACGTTCGTCAAAATCGAAAGTGACCGTGTATACGCCGTCCCCCTGACTACGGCACACACGTTCGATACGACCGACGGAGTACCCGCCGCGCTCTCGTACGTCCCCGGCGAGGTACGCTATTGCGAACCGGTCGGTCGAAGCCCCGCCGTCACGGACGTTCTCGCCGAGCGGGCCACGGAAGTAGTTCCAGCAAGGAACGACGCATCGCTCGTGCTCGTCAGTTTCGGAAGTAGCTCGAAGCCGTACCAGCGCCAGACGGCCGAGTACCACGCGGCACGTCTGAACGACCAGTCTGACTACGATGAGGTTCTCACCTGTTATCTCTTACAGAATCCCACCGTCGAATGCGTCCGCTACAACACTTCGAACAGCCGCACGGTCGCCGTACCGCTGTTTTTGACTCAATCTCAGGCGACCGAAGAGGAGATTCCGGCGAAACTCGAACTCGACCGCGGCGGAATCAAATACGCCGACCCGCTCGGCGAGCACCCGCGAGTGACTGACGCTATCCACGCGGAGGTCGAAAAACAACGCGTACTCGCGACTAGCGAGGACGGTCCAGCATCGTTCGAGGCACAGCTCGCCCAAAATTGTCGCCCGGTCGCAACCGACGGAGAAGGAGTACGGCAGTAG
- a CDS encoding cobalt-precorrin-7 (C(5))-methyltransferase — translation MSDTYDLESGPDPATLAAAAPETPTEDPVYAVGIGPGNAEYLTPRGKRAIREADVVVGFETVVDFVRGETDAELLTCGYADEAATLETFARRISDGADGTAVLMGDPNHSGYQFVGKVQDAIERSVRVIPGISSLQVAASRARTPMEETTFVTLHKSGDVAPDLQRLCDSVGERHLLVLPRPYDWMPGDIAAHLLDSGASSSLDALVFERLTHEDETVTRSTLGDLEASAGGTNPDDTPFSDLSVLAVRTD, via the coding sequence ATGAGCGACACGTACGATTTGGAATCCGGTCCGGACCCGGCGACCCTCGCCGCCGCTGCTCCCGAAACCCCTACTGAGGACCCGGTTTACGCGGTCGGAATCGGACCCGGAAACGCGGAGTATCTGACACCGCGGGGCAAGCGAGCGATTCGTGAAGCGGACGTGGTCGTCGGGTTCGAAACGGTCGTCGACTTCGTCCGCGGAGAGACCGATGCCGAGCTACTGACCTGTGGTTACGCCGACGAGGCCGCGACGCTCGAGACGTTTGCCCGACGAATCAGCGACGGTGCGGACGGGACGGCCGTACTGATGGGCGATCCCAACCACTCGGGCTATCAGTTCGTCGGTAAGGTTCAGGATGCGATCGAACGGTCGGTTCGCGTGATTCCGGGCATCTCGTCTCTCCAAGTGGCTGCGAGTCGTGCCCGGACGCCAATGGAAGAGACGACGTTCGTGACGCTCCACAAAAGCGGTGATGTCGCTCCCGATCTCCAGCGCCTCTGCGATTCCGTCGGCGAGCGCCACCTCCTCGTCCTCCCGCGTCCATACGATTGGATGCCGGGGGATATCGCTGCCCATCTCCTCGATTCCGGTGCGTCTTCGTCGCTCGATGCGCTCGTCTTCGAGCGGCTGACGCACGAAGACGAAACGGTCACCCGGTCGACTCTGGGCGATCTCGAAGCCTCTGCGGGCGGAACCAACCCTGACGACACGCCGTTCTCTGATTTGTCCGTGCTGGCTGTTCGTACGGACTAA
- a CDS encoding precorrin-8X methylmutase: MTTDADVDASTADDAEEYADLGATTENAMEIAETSMDRVRELVPDETLTDRIRQKSVHATGDPEFQHLMRFEGNPVRAGAEAVLDERPIVTDITMVKEGITGRGHSCPVRKAIGNGTELAERTGMTRTAASVLELDREGVYDGAVAVIGNAPTAALALADCIEDGTRPAVVVATPVGFVKAAESRERIRDVVREYEVPAITNVGRRGGSGLAAGLTNELVHVASDARNGDVDLA; encoded by the coding sequence ATGACGACTGACGCGGACGTAGATGCCTCGACGGCTGACGACGCTGAAGAGTACGCCGACCTCGGCGCGACCACCGAGAACGCCATGGAGATAGCCGAAACGAGCATGGACCGCGTGCGGGAACTCGTCCCCGACGAGACGCTCACCGACAGAATCCGTCAGAAGTCGGTCCACGCGACCGGTGATCCGGAGTTCCAGCATTTGATGCGGTTCGAAGGTAATCCCGTTCGAGCGGGTGCGGAGGCGGTGCTCGACGAGCGACCCATCGTCACTGACATCACGATGGTGAAAGAGGGTATCACCGGACGTGGCCACAGTTGTCCGGTTCGCAAGGCCATCGGGAACGGGACCGAACTCGCCGAACGAACAGGGATGACCCGAACCGCCGCGTCCGTCCTCGAACTCGACCGCGAAGGCGTCTACGACGGTGCGGTCGCCGTAATCGGGAACGCGCCCACTGCGGCCCTGGCGCTCGCCGATTGCATCGAGGACGGAACTCGTCCCGCCGTCGTCGTCGCGACGCCCGTGGGCTTCGTGAAGGCCGCCGAGAGCCGTGAGCGCATTCGCGACGTCGTCCGCGAATACGAAGTGCCCGCCATCACGAACGTCGGTCGCCGCGGTGGAAGCGGACTCGCGGCCGGACTGACGAACGAGCTCGTCCACGTCGCGAGCGATGCGCGGAACGGAGACGTCGATCTTGCATGA
- the cobN gene encoding cobaltochelatase subunit CobN, translating to MPKVALYTATENELGAVQAAAERVDADLVVRSEGDFDEQTDVEAYLEEIVDADAAVFWLHGAEESMPGYEHAVQRLTEEGVPLVVKSTGDAYAREDTTVGIEDRETVCEYLDRGGTSNIANCIRFLIDSYADEDCEYDSPVALPTEGVYHPDVPGAEYEDLRARIDPERSSGESRLDSLGETPTVAVWFYESHWTHENTRYVDALVRAIEANGANALPIFCNPATDTDEQEDAEWVVDEWLLDDDGDPVVDAVLSSFMFSLSMDERGRSASDEGDSAEDVFLDRLGVPVLQTITTMRSRSRYQGSDTGVMGFELALSVALPEFDGNVITHPISGKERTEDAGDIGSAPKQHFPIDDRVDHAVRLAVNWARLRHLPNEDKRVAVVLHNYPPSDDGIGTAFGLDTPESTVNLLQELDARGYDLGGELPSSGQTLVDRLTAQLTLDDRWVAPEDVRDLSVDVVSPEQYEQWFEATDDRFQENVVEEWGEHPDRPFAIPGVEFENVLVTVQPPRGFGMDPSKVYHDSDLQPPHDYVAFYSWLRNAFEADAVVHLGTHGSLEWLPGKTVGLNGESAPDQLIDDLPNVYPYIINNPGEGTQAKRRSYAAIVDYLTPVMRNAGTYDELAELEELADRYREAGMEDARTDDGEHLEQLVRQKVDELDLAVELGIEGSVDEKADVRGPEEAGTTLAEGEVAGDDIAVDELVERIHEYLTDVKTTQIRMGLHTMSEPPTDERLVEYLVALTRLENPGAPSLRESVAGVLGVDYQRMLHDPGAYDDTLGMTYAEAADEVYETSLELVETLAEYEFDVPASEAEAGPNDEMNMNLLVVDIDPLGDARAKSGAHNALREALAYICEEAAPRVEGAEDEIPRTADALSGEYVPPGGSGAPTRGGVDLLPTARNFYTLDPRKVPAKSAWLVGREVGDGLAERHYDEQGEYPEEIGVVAWGTPTVRTRGETVAQVLALMGVEPEWTDAGRIDDVNPIPLDELGRPRIDVTTRVSGLFRDAFPQAAAVIHDAVDAVVDLDEPHEMNYVKKHVEEESERLQSDGMDESEARSAATHRVFTTRPGGYGAGTNKAVDEGNWDDRADLADVYVQWGGYALGKRGRVSEAHDAFERRLGSVEATVKIEDTAEQDELDSSDWYAFHGGFITAVSEIAGEEPASYVGDSADPDNVDVYTNEEKVRKAMRARVLNPDWLDSMEDHEYKGAGDLSTTVDVVLGWDATTGVVSDALWEDVAEKYAFDEDRQEWMRDVNPWALESITDTLLEAIDRGLWDASDETADRIRDINLRVDGDIEARADGVDPVEVTSDDD from the coding sequence ATGCCTAAGGTTGCCCTATACACAGCCACGGAGAACGAACTCGGAGCCGTCCAAGCCGCGGCCGAGCGCGTCGACGCCGACCTCGTCGTCCGCTCGGAGGGAGACTTCGACGAACAGACGGACGTCGAGGCGTACCTCGAGGAGATAGTCGACGCGGACGCGGCCGTGTTCTGGCTCCACGGCGCCGAGGAGAGCATGCCCGGTTACGAACACGCCGTCCAGCGGCTCACCGAGGAGGGCGTTCCCCTCGTCGTGAAGTCGACCGGCGATGCGTACGCTCGCGAAGACACGACGGTCGGCATCGAGGACCGCGAGACCGTCTGCGAGTACTTGGACCGCGGGGGAACGTCCAACATCGCTAACTGCATCCGCTTCCTGATCGACAGTTACGCCGACGAGGACTGCGAATACGACAGTCCGGTAGCGCTCCCGACCGAGGGGGTGTACCACCCCGACGTACCGGGCGCGGAATACGAGGACCTACGGGCTCGAATCGACCCGGAGCGAAGCTCCGGCGAGTCCCGACTCGACTCGCTCGGCGAGACGCCGACCGTCGCGGTCTGGTTCTACGAGTCCCACTGGACCCACGAGAACACGCGGTACGTGGACGCGTTGGTGCGAGCCATCGAAGCGAACGGCGCGAACGCGCTCCCCATCTTCTGTAACCCGGCGACGGACACCGACGAGCAGGAGGACGCCGAGTGGGTCGTCGACGAGTGGTTACTCGACGACGACGGCGACCCCGTCGTCGACGCCGTCCTCTCCTCGTTCATGTTCTCGCTGTCGATGGACGAGCGAGGTCGTAGTGCCAGCGACGAAGGCGACAGCGCCGAGGACGTGTTCTTGGACCGACTCGGCGTCCCGGTACTTCAGACCATCACGACGATGCGTTCGCGCTCTCGGTACCAAGGGAGTGACACGGGCGTGATGGGCTTCGAACTCGCGCTGTCGGTCGCCCTCCCGGAGTTCGACGGGAACGTCATCACTCACCCCATCAGCGGAAAGGAGCGCACGGAGGACGCCGGCGACATCGGAAGCGCGCCGAAGCAGCACTTCCCCATCGACGACAGGGTCGACCACGCGGTCCGCCTCGCCGTCAACTGGGCGCGACTCCGCCACCTTCCCAACGAGGACAAACGCGTAGCGGTCGTCCTCCACAACTATCCGCCGAGCGACGACGGAATCGGGACTGCTTTCGGACTCGACACCCCCGAGAGCACGGTAAACCTTCTCCAGGAACTGGACGCACGAGGGTACGACCTCGGCGGTGAGTTACCGAGTAGCGGCCAGACTCTCGTCGATCGACTGACCGCACAACTCACGCTCGACGACCGGTGGGTCGCCCCCGAAGACGTGCGCGATTTGAGCGTCGACGTCGTCTCGCCGGAGCAGTACGAGCAGTGGTTCGAGGCGACCGACGACCGCTTCCAGGAGAACGTCGTGGAAGAGTGGGGTGAACACCCAGACCGTCCGTTTGCAATCCCCGGTGTCGAGTTCGAGAACGTCTTGGTGACGGTGCAACCGCCGCGCGGGTTCGGCATGGACCCTTCGAAGGTCTACCACGACTCGGATCTCCAGCCGCCTCACGACTACGTGGCTTTCTATTCGTGGCTCCGAAACGCCTTCGAGGCCGATGCCGTCGTTCACCTCGGCACCCACGGGAGCCTAGAGTGGCTCCCCGGAAAGACGGTGGGATTGAACGGCGAGAGCGCGCCGGACCAGTTGATCGACGACCTCCCGAACGTCTACCCGTACATCATCAACAATCCCGGCGAGGGGACGCAGGCCAAGCGTCGCTCGTACGCGGCCATCGTCGACTACCTCACGCCGGTGATGCGCAACGCGGGAACGTACGACGAACTGGCCGAACTCGAGGAACTCGCAGACAGATATCGCGAGGCGGGAATGGAGGACGCCCGGACCGACGACGGCGAACATCTCGAACAGCTCGTCCGCCAGAAGGTCGACGAACTGGACCTCGCCGTCGAACTCGGTATCGAAGGAAGCGTCGACGAGAAGGCGGACGTACGCGGCCCAGAGGAGGCGGGGACGACGCTCGCCGAGGGCGAGGTCGCCGGCGACGACATCGCCGTCGACGAACTCGTCGAGCGCATCCACGAGTACCTCACCGACGTGAAGACCACCCAGATTCGGATGGGACTACACACGATGAGCGAGCCGCCCACCGACGAGCGCCTCGTCGAGTACCTCGTCGCGCTCACCCGCCTGGAGAACCCCGGTGCGCCGAGCCTCCGAGAAAGTGTCGCCGGCGTGCTCGGCGTCGACTACCAGCGGATGCTCCACGACCCCGGGGCGTACGACGACACCCTCGGGATGACCTACGCGGAGGCCGCCGACGAGGTGTACGAGACGAGTCTCGAACTGGTGGAGACGTTGGCCGAGTACGAATTCGATGTCCCGGCTTCTGAGGCGGAGGCCGGTCCGAACGACGAGATGAACATGAACCTACTCGTCGTCGACATCGACCCGCTGGGCGACGCCCGAGCGAAATCGGGTGCCCACAACGCCTTACGGGAGGCGCTGGCGTATATCTGCGAGGAAGCGGCGCCGCGTGTCGAGGGAGCCGAGGACGAGATTCCACGGACGGCGGACGCGCTTTCCGGCGAATACGTCCCGCCGGGCGGAAGCGGCGCACCGACGCGCGGCGGGGTCGACCTCCTCCCTACCGCCCGCAACTTCTACACGCTCGACCCGCGGAAGGTCCCGGCGAAGAGCGCCTGGCTGGTCGGACGCGAAGTCGGCGACGGTCTCGCCGAACGCCACTACGACGAGCAGGGCGAATACCCCGAAGAGATCGGGGTCGTCGCGTGGGGCACGCCGACGGTCCGGACCCGCGGCGAGACCGTCGCGCAGGTGCTCGCGCTGATGGGAGTCGAACCCGAGTGGACCGACGCCGGACGGATCGACGACGTGAATCCGATTCCGCTGGACGAACTGGGTCGGCCGCGAATCGACGTGACGACGCGCGTCTCCGGCCTGTTCCGGGACGCGTTCCCGCAAGCCGCCGCCGTGATCCACGACGCCGTAGACGCCGTAGTCGACCTCGACGAGCCACACGAGATGAACTACGTCAAGAAGCACGTCGAGGAGGAGAGCGAGCGGCTCCAATCGGATGGAATGGACGAGTCCGAGGCGCGGAGCGCGGCGACCCACCGCGTGTTCACCACCCGGCCCGGCGGCTACGGCGCAGGGACGAACAAAGCGGTCGACGAGGGTAACTGGGACGACCGCGCGGACCTCGCAGACGTGTACGTCCAGTGGGGCGGCTACGCGCTAGGGAAGCGCGGTCGCGTCTCCGAGGCGCACGACGCCTTCGAGCGCAGACTCGGCAGCGTCGAGGCCACGGTGAAGATAGAGGACACCGCCGAGCAGGACGAGCTCGACAGCTCCGACTGGTACGCGTTCCACGGCGGCTTCATCACAGCGGTCTCGGAAATCGCGGGCGAGGAGCCCGCCTCGTACGTCGGCGACTCGGCCGACCCGGACAACGTCGACGTCTACACCAACGAGGAGAAGGTGCGGAAGGCGATGCGCGCTCGGGTCCTCAATCCGGACTGGCTCGACAGCATGGAGGACCACGAGTACAAGGGTGCGGGCGACCTCTCCACGACGGTCGACGTCGTCCTCGGATGGGACGCCACCACCGGCGTCGTCAGCGACGCGCTCTGGGAAGACGTCGCCGAGAAGTACGCATTCGACGAGGACCGACAAGAGTGGATGCGCGACGTGAATCCGTGGGCCTTGGAAAGCATCACGGACACGCTTCTGGAAGCTATCGACCGAGGACTGTGGGACGCCAGCGACGAAACGGCGGACCGTATACGCGACATCAACCTCAGGGTCGACGGTGACATCGAAGCGCGCGCCGATGGCGTCGACCCTGTGGAGGTGACGAGCGATGACGACTGA